Proteins encoded together in one Lathyrus oleraceus cultivar Zhongwan6 chromosome 5, CAAS_Psat_ZW6_1.0, whole genome shotgun sequence window:
- the LOC127081558 gene encoding F-box/FBD/LRR-repeat protein At4g26340-like, which produces MADRISELHDSILCHILSFLPTKHAATTSILSKRWKSLWLSVLTLEFDCKSFKHMASFGYYIHKLMPLRKIELPILSFRFNCNYWCPIQTQCDVTLFVSYVSYVMNRGIEKLNISGDMKLPPSILSCKTLKVLKLKGIIVNGFSHQVDFPVLKILHLKRMIFERHELLLKLLSGCHILEELETKYLSFRNGSRVPAKEFDCLLPSLVRAKISCPDYIIPLHLVCDVESLHMEQAQLKCCSKLPMFHNLTHVKLKFFFNMWDWLQQMLQQYHKLQSLIIYGCEYQDESWTDPPIVPKCLSLHLRTCCLAYCKGTESELQFAKYILQNSKILMTMKIKYDHCADIKAKHEMTTELSSFTKGSTMCEIVFENSVSNSISD; this is translated from the exons ATGGCAGATAGAATCAGTGAGTTGCATGATTCAATTCTCTGTCACATTCTTTCTTTTCTTCCAACGAAACATGCTGCAACCACAAGCATCCTCTCTAAGAGATGGAAATCATTATGGCTTTCAGTCCTCACTCTCGAATTCGACTGCAAATCCTTCAAACACATGGCCTCATTTGGATATTATATACACAAATTGATGCCCTTACGAAAAATTGAACTTCCAATCCTTTCGTTTCGTTTCAATTGCAACTACTGGTGTCCAATTCAAACCCAATGTGATGTTACTCTATTTGTTTCCTATGTTTCCTATGTAATGAATAGAGGAATTGAGAAACTTAACATTAGCGGCGACATGAAATTACCACCTAGTATTCTTAGTTGCAAGACCCTTAAGGTTCTTAAGTTGAAAGGAATAATAGTGAATGGTTTTTCTCATCAAGTGGATTTTCCTGTTCTTAAAATTCTTCATTTAAAGAGAATGATTTTCGAACGGCATGAATTGCTTCTTAAACTTCTCTCTGGTTGTCATATACTTGAGGAATTGGAAACCAAATATTTAAGTTTTCGTAATGGTTCGCGTGTTCCAGCAAAAGAGTTTGATTGCTTGTTACCTAGTTTAGTCCGAGCAAAGATTTCTTGTCCTGATTATATTATTCCTCTTCATTTGGTTTGCGATGTGGAGAGTCTACATATGGAACAG GCACAATTGAAATGTTGTAGTAAACTTCCCATGTTTCATAATCTGACACATGTGAAACTTAAATTTTTCTTTAATATGTGGGATTGGTTGCAACAAATGCTTCAACAATACCACAAACTTCAAAGTTTAATCATATATGGTTGTGAATATCAAGACGAAAGTTGGACCGATCCACCAATAGTTCCAAAGTGTCTTTCATTGCACCTGAGAACATGCTGTCTTGCATATTGTAAAGGCACTGAATCTGAGCTCCAATTTGCAAAGTATATTTTGCAAAATTCGAAAATACTGATGACTATGAAAATTAAGTATGATCACTGTGCAGATATAAAAGCAAAACACGAAATGACAACGGAATTATCTTCATTCACAAAGGGCTCTACAATGTGTGAAATTGTTTTTGAAAACTCGGTATCTAATTCAATTTCCGATTAA
- the LOC127082867 gene encoding uncharacterized protein LOC127082867, with product MCSIKLMLILLISLTLSSPSLSSSSTSSHALIQQNNLSAYDLLMEYGFPMGLLPKGAIGYTLNRETGQFSVFFEKSCSFTIESYTLSYKSTISGVISENKLYKLKGISVKIVILWLSIVEVSRSGDDIDFSVGITSASFGAENFLECPQRGCGFDCDNDLRLNGDVSSI from the coding sequence ATGTGTTCAATTAAATTGATGTTGATTTTGTTAATCTCTCTAACACTATCATCACCATCGTTGTCGTCGTCATCAACATCATCGCATGCATTGATTCAACAGAACAATCTATCAGCTTATGATCTTCTCATGGAATACGGTTTCCCGATGGGTCTTCTTCCAAAAGGCGCGATTGGGTACACGTTGAACAGAGAAACGGGGCAATTTTCAGTGTTCTTCGAAAAAAGTTGTAGTTTCACTATTGAAAGTTACACGCTTAGTTACAAGTCTACTATCTCTGGCGTGATTTCTGAGAATAAGCTTTATAAACTCAAGGGTATTTCCGTCAAGATTGTGATTTTGTGGCTCAGTATTGTGGAGGTTTCTCGGAGTGGTGATGATATTGATTTTTCTGTGGGTATTACTTCTGCTAGTTTTGGGGCTGAGAATTTCCTTGAATGCCCTCAGCGTGGATGCGGATTCGATTGCGATAATGATCTTCGTTTAAACGGTGACGTTTCTTCAATTTAG